The window CCGCGCCGCCCCCGACAGTCGCGCCGCCTGGATCGCGTTCAGGCCCACGCCGCCCGCGCCGATCACCACGCACCAGTCACCGGGCCGGACCTTCGCCGTGTTGACCACCGCGCCCAGCCCCGTGACCACCCCGCAGGACAAGATGCAGGCCGCCGCCGCCGGGATGTCGTCGGGCACCGGGGCAAGCTGGCTCTGGTCGACGACCACGGCCTCGGCGAACGCGCCGCAATTCATCGCAGCCACGACGGTCGCCTCCCCGGAGCGTGGTTGTGCGCCCGCGCCCGGCGTCGCGCATTGCGTGGGCCGCCCGCCTGCGCAGGACGGGCACGCCCCGCAGGACCGGATCAACGTCACGAGCACCCGCGCGCCGGGCGCAAGGTCCCGTACGCCGACGCCCACCTCCGCCACCCGGCCCACCGCCTCGTGGCCGTAGATCGCCGGCAGGTCGCCGCCCCAGCCGCCGTCGATGAAGGTGATGTCCGAATGGCAGATCGCCACCGCCTCGATCTCGACCAGCACCTCGCCGAAGCCCGGATCCGGCAGGGTCACGGTCTCGATCGCCAGAGGTGCCCCGAATTCGCGGCAGACGGCCGCCTTCACGTCTCGCATCGCTCTCTCCGTCCGCGCTTGCATGGACGGAACCGCGCCCGCGCCTTGCGCGCAACCCCCCTTGCGGCCATCAATGCGTTTGCAACGACGGGGTGGGCGGGATGAGAACGCAGGTCTGCATCATCGGCGGCGGGCCATCGGGGTTGATGCTCGGGCATCTCCTGCGCCGCGCGGGCGTCGATTGCGTCATCCTCGAACGCCGGAGCCGGGACTACGTGCTAAGCCGTATCCGCGCCGGCGTGCTCGAGGCCGGGACGGTCGAGATGCTGCGGGCAGCCGGTGTCGGCGCGCGGATGGAGGCCGAGGGCTTCCCCCATGGCGGCACATGGGTCGCGGCCCGCAACCACGGCTTCCGCGTGGATTTCGAGGCGCTGACCGCCCGGCAGGTCATGGTCTACGGCCAGACCGAGGTGACGGCCGACCTCTATGCCGCCCACGACGCGGCGGGCACGACGATCGTCCACGAGGCCGAAGGGGTCGCGATCCACGACGCGGACGGCACGCCGCACGTGGCCTACGAAAAGGACGGCGCGACGCATCGGATCGACTGCGACTGGATCGCGGGCTGCGACGGGTTCCACGGCGTCTCGCGGGCCGCCATCCCTGCCGATGTCATCCGCACGGTCGAGCGGGTCTATCCCTTCGGCTGGTTGGGCATCCTGTCGCGCACCCGCCCCGCCGCCGAGGAGCTGATATATGCCAACCACGAGAACGGCTTCGCGCTGGCGTCCATGCGCAACGCGGGGCTCAGCCGCTATTACATCCAGGCCCCCGTCGACGATCCCCTGGACAAATGGACCGACGACGCCTTCTGGGACGAGCTGCGCCGCCGCCTGCCCGCCAACGTGGCCGAGGCGATGCAGACCGGCCCGTCCATCGAGAAATCCATCGCGCCGCTCCGGTCCTTCGTGGCCGAGCCGATGCGCTGGAACCGCCTGTTCCTCGTCGGCGACGCGGCGCATATCGTGCCACCCACGGGCGCCAAGGGCCTGAACCTCGCGATGTCGGATGTGGCCTATCTCTCGGACGCGCTGATCCGGCATTATGGCGGCGAGAGTGACGGGTTGGACACGTATTCCGACCGCGCGCTGGCCCGCGTCTGGAAGGCGACGCGCTTCTCGTGGTGGTTCACGACGCTGATGCATCGCTTCCCCGAGGACGGCGCGTTCGAGCGGCGCATGAAGGAGGCCGAGATCGACTATCTGGAGCATTCGCAGGCCGCGCAGACCGTGATGGCCGAGAACTACGTGGGCCTGCCGCTGTGAGGGTCGCGGCACGGGACGGGACGGCGCTCCATGCCGAGGTGACGGGCCCCGAGGATGGGCGTCCGGTCGTCTTCGCCAACGGCCTCGGGACCGACCTGCGCATGTGGGACGACGTGCTGCCGCACCTGCCGGATGATCTTCGGATCCTGCGCTGGGACAAGCGGGGACATGGACGCTCGGACGTGCCCGAAGGGCCCTATTCGATGGGAATGCTGATCTCGGATGCCGAGGCCGTGATGGAGGCGGCAGGTGTCGCGGCCGCCACCTTCGTCGGCCTCTCGATCGGCGGGATGATCGCGCA is drawn from uncultured Jannaschia sp. and contains these coding sequences:
- a CDS encoding alcohol dehydrogenase catalytic domain-containing protein, whose translation is MRDVKAAVCREFGAPLAIETVTLPDPGFGEVLVEIEAVAICHSDITFIDGGWGGDLPAIYGHEAVGRVAEVGVGVRDLAPGARVLVTLIRSCGACPSCAGGRPTQCATPGAGAQPRSGEATVVAAMNCGAFAEAVVVDQSQLAPVPDDIPAAAACILSCGVVTGLGAVVNTAKVRPGDWCVVIGAGGVGLNAIQAARLSGAARVVAVDISDEKLDAARDFGATDTVLAGSDGRAAMLDLGRLADHVFVTVGAGPVIDGALDWLAPHGTAYLVGMPHSGTVGHFDPVSASYFGQGLRGTRMGDVVLRRDIPWLLDLHAQGRLMLEELVSETFPLDRINDAIAATRAGQGRRNVVVL
- the pobA gene encoding 4-hydroxybenzoate 3-monooxygenase, whose amino-acid sequence is MRTQVCIIGGGPSGLMLGHLLRRAGVDCVILERRSRDYVLSRIRAGVLEAGTVEMLRAAGVGARMEAEGFPHGGTWVAARNHGFRVDFEALTARQVMVYGQTEVTADLYAAHDAAGTTIVHEAEGVAIHDADGTPHVAYEKDGATHRIDCDWIAGCDGFHGVSRAAIPADVIRTVERVYPFGWLGILSRTRPAAEELIYANHENGFALASMRNAGLSRYYIQAPVDDPLDKWTDDAFWDELRRRLPANVAEAMQTGPSIEKSIAPLRSFVAEPMRWNRLFLVGDAAHIVPPTGAKGLNLAMSDVAYLSDALIRHYGGESDGLDTYSDRALARVWKATRFSWWFTTLMHRFPEDGAFERRMKEAEIDYLEHSQAAQTVMAENYVGLPL